From a single Candidatus Micrarchaeota archaeon genomic region:
- a CDS encoding ribonuclease Z, producing MITVTVLGVGTPFTVQHVTTSFVLSFDDFEHNLLVEVPDRFLSVLDRYGNGIEPETIENVYISHIHGDHVNGLEGLGFWNRFVNQRKTRVIMGEEVVPLFRQRFAGPMNPCGYLRGRLGTVDLDYYFEITPVKERKTIVLKVRDKPVKVEVMKTLHCTPTYAIKVEYKGKKIGYSSDTLFSSELIGFLEDCDMIIHEIGNNPAHTSVEDLANLPETVLSKVYGIHYPDYLPDLISTGENGNLITLLSEGQQIRL from the coding sequence GTTTCGATGACTTTGAGCATAACCTTCTCGTAGAGGTTCCGGACCGATTTCTCAGCGTGCTGGACAGGTACGGCAACGGTATCGAACCTGAAACTATCGAGAACGTGTACATCAGTCATATCCACGGCGACCATGTTAACGGATTGGAAGGGTTAGGGTTTTGGAACCGGTTTGTTAACCAGAGGAAAACGCGTGTGATCATGGGTGAAGAAGTGGTTCCCTTGTTCCGTCAGAGGTTTGCCGGTCCGATGAACCCGTGCGGTTATCTCCGCGGTAGACTTGGAACCGTTGACCTCGATTACTACTTCGAAATCACGCCTGTTAAAGAGAGGAAGACCATTGTGCTGAAGGTCCGTGACAAACCGGTGAAGGTCGAGGTTATGAAAACGTTGCATTGCACGCCGACGTACGCAATCAAAGTTGAATACAAAGGTAAGAAGATAGGTTATTCGTCGGACACGTTGTTTTCGTCAGAACTGATCGGGTTTCTTGAGGACTGTGATATGATCATTCACGAGATAGGCAACAATCCGGCGCACACATCTGTTGAAGACCTAGCAAACCTTCCCGAAACCGTCCTCTCGAAGGTCTACGGTATTCATTATCCCGATTACCTGCCTGACCTGATCAGCACCGGTGAGAATGGTAACCTCATCACCCTGTTGTCAGAAGGTCAGCAGATCCGTTTGTGA